Below is a genomic region from Schistosoma haematobium chromosome Unknown HiC_scaffold_541, whole genome shotgun sequence.
cctgacagtctcgcgcgcgatatctaacttcaatcaatccacgaaattcagtgacacatccaccaatgtcttcagtgagttactatctcaaaacagacccggttgaactccactgctcactgcttctcaccagaactccaggaaatatctcttgaaaccagtcattaattattatctaaataagAATATGAATGACAGTGCGGAATGATTGaatttaggtacatagaatATTAAAATTCGACTTTATGATCCATTCTTAATGTAAAATTCTTGAATATGATATCTGATTAAGTCATTCATGTACACTGTTAAAATGTTTCAAACTTGAACAAGCAGTCAGCGTTGCATGATCTTTAACGGTTTCTTGACATAGACCTCTCAGGGCAAAATGATATGAGAAAAAATAATACCTGTGTATAAGGAATAAAAAAGTAGAAAGAGTACGAAAAAATTTGGATAAGCCTTGAATACAGTTACCGTCATAACTTTTAGTTATGAACTATGTGATGTTCGAATAATGAGATATCTAAAGTCTTACCCAATAAGTTGAAATTCTTTTTGTAGGGCTCAGTTCATCAATCAGTAATGGTATAGATTACTTTCTGCTAGGAATTAGAAGTATTCATCATTTACCACTAACCAACCTAAAACTTGCATGTAACTTGGTAACTACATAATCTATATTTCATAACTTTACAGACAGACTCAGTTACTGCATTTATAATCAATATCAAAACGTCGGTTCATCCATACTAAGTCTATTTTTAAGGAAACGTTGATTCATCATCTGTGAGTCCACTCTTAAAATCACTTCCGTTATATCTTGAGCTTAGTTTCTTATAATATCGCGTACAATTTGAGCAGCCGAACGCTAAAACCCTCCTAAGTCGCAAGTTAGAACATAAAAGACAAGCAAAAGAAATGTTATTTCAAACAGcatcaattatggtacaaaaatgtcaggtatttatagtttctaGTGAagacgaaatcatcattataccTCATGAATATGCATACAGGTGGtaattagcatttgtccaatagggaagctacacatagggattctggaatattcttcaaaaaattgattgaatggaatatcttcagcttttGTTTTAAGCATTCTatagcttcctcgagttcacacATGGGTCGTCCTCACAACTTCAAACAGCAATTTTTATCTGACACTTTTAACCAATAAAacttcaatgtttattttatcaattgTTTTTCAACAGAATTCACTTCATCATCATGACTTTTGGACATTGAATAATAGTTTACATTCACCAAGGCGAACAATTGAAGTAGACCAACTAGCAAATTGGTTAATTGAGATGAAAtcaatgattttaaaataatcaccTATTTTCCCAAAGTCAGTATGTACATTATCATATTCCTTTTCGTCCaactcttcatcatcatcatgttgttcttcttgttcttcttcatcatcttcaGAATTTATTGGACCTAATGAAGAACAGTTGAATGGTAAAGGTAATGAGAgatcaaaatgttgtttacatgACCTTAGATATAAACATAAACTTCAAAATCAACAAAACTGATCACTTTATCAAAGTTGAAAATGAATCCCAAACATTTCGTTGTTATTGATTTTCGTTATGCACAGGAATGTAATGCTGGACATATTTATAGTGCTATTTGGTTCTCAGATTGGCGAAAactttattaatatttttttggtATATTACAACAATCTATTGAATCTACTGAAATGGATTTAAGTAACTCATTATATTCAACGGAACAACCGAATAAACCAAAACCATCTCAAACtctatttatattatattgtgAATTTTCTACAAATCGTGCATCACAATTATTTTATCGTTTACGTAATCATGACAGTATTACATTTCACTTCATATCCTGCATTAAAATatcaatttgtttatatattacATGGTGATTATTCAACTTTTTATAAAAAGTACCCATATTTATGTGAACCAGATCTTTTAAGTATTTGGCATAAACATTGTAAACTGGTTAATAGACAATCGATGAATTCTCATTCACAAGTATATCctgataaaaatcataatgaaatgttaaacacacacacgcacatcaATCAATCAACGAATCGACACATTAAAGTACCATTCAAAAGTATTTCCAATCACTTTCACAAGAAGAAAAATAGAAGAAaagatttatttcattgaaccaaaacttattaacttatttatgtCCGTTACCCCTTATGGAAGAGTATAAGTCACCCAGCAACATTCTCAATCCAACCTTGTCTTGAtgaatcctttccagttcttttcaattgttattcttttcttttcatgtctgtttccaagtTCCGACATAGTGTATTCTTCGaccgtcttcttcttcttcttcttcttcttcttgcatgtttcccttcacgattccatgtTATCGCTTGTCTCATGATGTAGTTCGATTCCAGTTCAATACTATTTActtgttacttatttatttcacaattattttcatctcatttcttctattcataatgattaatataagtaatatcgattcaattcattttgatcGAAAAGTTTTCTCTCAAACGGAATTCATTAACATTGCAACCTATTCAACATTGAATATGTTTCTTTTAATTCAATCATTATTAATgtctttgtttaaatatatttttcttttattttcattggTTGATTCACTAGAATTAAAAGAGAAAAGCTTGACAAATACAACTTAAAAATGagtttatatatatagagagagaaaCCTAAGGCCCTGGGTTctaatcccgcgagcgggatcgtggatgcgtactgttaaggagtcccataatataATGAAACGGACagccagtgcttctaggttttcaacagcggtctaacatcattcggttcatgatctcaatcattaaaCGTGTAATAATGTATTCAACTATTTATTCATCTGACAGTAGActgtaataaagaaataatgaaatcattaaaaatgattgatattCAGAAGAGTTACAATAAACTGAATAGctcaaatattgatttatttagccTAAATAAAGCAATTTGTTGGTAGCAGGGAAATCCAGGAAGTGCGTTTTTCCTGATCTAGCACTTATCATTTCGGTGTACTTTCATTCAAGTTGATCTTCTCTCCGAAgctcaaacccagtactgttctctTCAAATGCCAttccgttatccacttaactactaagTACAGATAGCTACTGCCTTTTGGAGTGGAGTTAATCTTAATTTATACATATTGCGTGTTTGGATCTTTTCATTAATAGTTTACTAATGCAATTTCGAGATGgcggaaaagatttgtagctcaagtggacaattttgatggagtttcgtcctctgaactggatggtctagtcgtggagcattcatcgttcttctgaacgacattgtcagcacaaacttcaggtagacttCTTCAGGTGACTTCTACCTGAagatttgtgctgatgatgtcgttcagaagaacgatgagagatccacgaccaaaccatccagttcagagaacaaaacttcatcaaaaactaATGCAAATGTTAAGTCTCTTCTGATATACATACATCCTATATGGATTGCCTAGATATTGTTTAATtttcaagcattttaagcaaagatgaatagtggctagcaatggaatctaggatgcatGTTTTACTCTACTCGGATTTCATAAGGTGATTTTACCTGTTCAACTACAGTCATAAAACGTAAATAGGAAGATGCaaacaactaatatatataatcacaatcagagagggattttctggagattgtagttgtttaataattgaatgttTGAGTCATCTGAAATTAGACCATCATGGTAAACCTAGAactactggacggccgtttcatcccactatgggactcctctgcagGGCACATTCACGATGCCtgctcgtgagattcgaactcaggactggAATGATTGAAGTAAGACATTTCTGAAAAGATTTTTCTCCTTTGTACAACTGAATAAAACGTTTGGTTAACAAATATTTCAATCCCATTTTATGTAAGTCATATTGATAGTAACCATAATATTCGGTTACGAAAAGGAGTAAATGTATTCTTCTCTAAATTATCCAAATCATTTGGACCCAATGTTTTAAGATAATTTTAACGTGAATAAATCCAACACTTAAACTAACCAAAAGAATACCAGCTTCAAACCGAATATGATTGGAACGTATATTATCAGACCATTTAATCAAGGATCACATAGTCGAGATGAAATCTAAAAAGTATAGTCTTTATCAAttaattacttgcttacttacttacttacttacttacttacttacttgcttacctGCTTACCTATTTATGCCCGTTAGTTTTCGTGGAGGATTTGTAATGttcattcaatatttttttgGACTCTCGTTTGATGATCAATCTCCACCTAATAACAAATGAATCCATTTAAGTTCATCAATATTTTGGGATAGTATAAACTAGATAATAAGTAAACTTCATGTTTGATGCAAAAACCATTAGAGATTTGTATAAGCCCATCCATAGTATGTAAATTAGAAGTAAACTTTGTTACAGTACCTAATTGTAGGATGTGATGATCTAAAATATAAAATCTAGAAACAACACTATGCGCTCGTTTCATTGTGTTTAACGAACCATATTTGAGGTAGACAATAAAGTGGTTTCGATTTGAAATAAATCTTATGCTTTATGTAATAATCCATTTGATGCTGCAACTATTAACTGGTGTTttctaagatatatatatatatatatatatatatatatatatatatatatatgggctGATAAGAACAGTCTGAATTAAAATCGTGGCATTCAACTAGCTACCACGTGGAAAATGTTCATTAACAAGTAATTGAACCCtatctctatccaaccctgtttATTTCATATGTATTGTTATTCTGACAGAAATTcatttgaatagtttattattgaagttatgtattttaataattgaattgatgagtagtcgatttaagctagaccaccatagaagcATTGAACATGTGAGGggtcgtgaatgagcactgttaaggagtcccatactagaataaaccaactgtccaatgcttccaggttttcactgctGGTCCAGCTTAAATcgatttatgaattcaactggTACATTACTACAATCCCCTTAAAACCCCATTCTATGAATTATGAATTTTAATTGTTCTCATTTTCAATTCAcactttgatttttatttttaataaaaacaaattaacacGTAATATCATCTATTAATAACTTaaacttacacacacacactgataagtcgtgtaggttgaacgctatatacgattcctaagctattccgataaaccgcagtctagaactacacagcgacttgaactccagagagaagacacaagaatgagagaaagcactttattccaaggttcatctttgtacagaaaatcatgggtatttatagattttggcgtctgttaaatcaacatcattttaCAGCCAATCCGATAACAAcacattatgctaccgaccaatagtagcacgccacgttggaattctagaacgttccatcacactctgattggccaggactcttcggctccttgtgGGCCTCTGGAgactccgttgaagttctccggaagccgacccaacacctcccccgaataagatttctttctGGGATCCACTTGTAGTTTTATAACTGGATTGCGACGGCGTCCCATTATTCTTGTCGTCTTTCTTGTCCAAGACTTCTTTTCAGTGTTCCTGGGCGTTTGTGGCATTGGTGCGTCTAAGATTAATTCTAACGGGAAAGTCGGCCGGTTACTTCGAGTCTGCACTGTCCTTTTGTCCCTAAGGATTTGATTTGTATGACGTATACATGTCCCAAAAGCTCCTCGAACTTTGTACAGTACTCTTCCCAGTTTTTGCACCACTTCGCCCGGCTCCCATCGGTTCTTCCCGATGTAGGATTTAATGTAGACCTTGTCGCCAATACTGAAGTTCCGGATACTTGGGTCGCGACTACGCTCATCCACTGGTTTGGATGGCAACATGGCATCGAAGACTGTTCGAATACGCCTTCCAAACATGGCTTCCGCGGGAGATTTGCCGTCTTGAACATTTGGGTTTGGGGTGGATCTGTATGATGTCAGAAATTTTGTGATCACCTGCTCAGTCGTCCCTTCTCCTCCCCCTTTCAGTAATGCTCGTTTAAAAGTGTCCACAAAGCGCTCTGCTTGTCCGTTTGATTGTGGATGATAGGGTGGAGAACGAAGATGATTTGTTCCGTTTGTTCTACAGAAATGTTTAAACGATTCTGCGGCAAACTGAGAGCCGTTATCCGTCACTAAGGTCTCTGGCACTCCGAAACTGCTAAATAGGGTAGACAACTTGCGGATCGTTTCTGACGTTGTACAATTTGGCATGACGTATACTTCCGGCCATTTAGTGAATGCATCTACGATAATTAGAAACATTTTCCCTTGGATTGGACCGGCAAAATCTGCGTGAAGTCTTACCCAGGGTCCCGCGGGCATAGGCCAACACTGAGGCTCGCATTTCGAAGGACTTTTAGCGGCTTGGATACATGATGAACAGTTACGGCATTTATTCTCGATATCTGTGTCCATTGACGGCCAATAAGCATAGCTACGAGCcaaagatttcattttactGATTCCAGGATGGCCACTGTGAAACTGCTTGAGGACCTTGTGACGTAGTAACTTCGGAACAACAATGCGATCACCGAACATAATACAGGAGTCAACAACCATTAGAGAGTCCCGTCGACGAAAATATTGCACGAGTTCTCCGTCGAGGCGATTGTTTGGCCATTTTGTCAAGAGATAGCTTTTAACTGAGCTCAGTATCTTATCACTTTCAGTTATcttcttgatagtttcaaaggtTACTGGGAGTCCATTA
It encodes:
- a CDS encoding uncharacterized protein (EggNog:ENOG410V8IG~COG:T); translated protein: AVFGSKKGIPVHTANRLQRWATTLLGYDFKIKYQSTTAFGQADALSRLIGSQSKTPEETLVANIKAEEEVHRVLDDAVNGLPVTFETIKKITESDKILSSVKSYLLTKWPNNRLDGELVQYFRRRDSLMVVDSCIMFGDRIVVPKLLRHKVLKQFHSGHPGISKMKSLARSYAYWPSMDTDIENKCRNCSSCIQAAKSPSKCEPQCWPMPAGPWVRLHADFAGPIQGKMFLIIVDAFTKWPEVYVMPNCTTSETIRKLSTLFSSFGVPETLVTDNGSQFAAESFKHFCRTNGTNHLRSPPYHPQSNGQAERFVDTFKRALLKGGGEGTTEQVITKFLTSYRSTPNPNVQDGKSPAEAMFGRRIRTVFDAMLPSKPVDERSRDPSIRNFSIGDKVYIKSYIGKNRWEPGEVVQKLGRVLYKVRGAFGTCIRHTNQILRDKRTVQTRSNRPTFPLELILDAPMPQTPRNTEKKSWTRKTTRIMGRRRNPVIKLQVDPRKKSYSGEVLGRLPENFNGVSRGPQGAEESWPIRV